Proteins from a single region of Sebastes umbrosus isolate fSebUmb1 chromosome 8, fSebUmb1.pri, whole genome shotgun sequence:
- the rhbdd3 gene encoding rhomboid domain-containing protein 3, producing the protein MLHRVMSVCFWFGSDRPGFCLGTSLLTTLMLLLYAAGIQASLSLGPGGDFPRLRDVFLYALSHDDLSSLLVSVALLLLVGPCEERRWGTVAFLSLSILTMIVLPLLYTLVLFIGGAGASRICGYSAIQLALFAAQCRQVAQRRLLRCLPVWFLPWLLLLMGLLLLPGTPALLHFCTICLGHNYQQPFIGMLQELEETSILDLIPDWVYVRTSARLRLPTYTTSQRSLSQMTPVDQAASPPMRDPSVLNYHPWVDPAPVWIRNESAALSEAEVLEEQMLRAGILASLQDAPDNPDAKVEVPKSSVSSLRLQQLEKMGFPTEKAVVALAASKQLDGAISLLIDDSVGEQAVVVSKGKSPLRTQST; encoded by the exons ATGCTGCATCGTGTAATGTCAGTATGCTTTTGGTTTGGATCAGACCGGCCTGGTTTCTGTCTGGGAACATCTTTGTTGACaacactgatgctgctgctgtatgcTGCAGGCATCCAGGCCAGCCTCAGCCTGGGTCCAGGTGGAGACTTCCCCAGGCTCAGAG ATGTGTTCCTGTATGCTCTCAGTCATGACGATCTGTCCTCTCTGCTGGTCAGTGTTGCTCTCCTGCTGCTGGTCGGACCGTGTGAGGAGCGTCGCTGGGGAACAGTcgccttcctctccctctccatcctgACAATGATCGTACTACCTCTTCTTTACACCCTGGTTCTATTTATCGGTGGGGCTGGGGCCAGTCGGATCTGTGGTTACTCTGCCATCCAGCTGGCTCTGTTTGCAGCGCAGTGTCGTCAGGTGGCACAGAGGAGGCTGCTGAGGTGTTTACCAGTCTGGTTTCTCCCCTGGCTTCTTCTGCTGAtgggtctgctgctgctgccagggaCACCAGCCCTGCTCCACTTCTGCACAATATGCCTCGGACACAACT ACCAGCAGCCCTTCATTGGGATGCTacaggagctggaggagaccAGTATCTTGGACTTAATTCCTGACTGGGTGTATGTTCGCACTTCAGCCAGGTTGAGATTGCCCACCTACACTACCTCACAGAG ATCACTTTCTCAGATGACGCCTGTCGATCAGGCAGCTTCTCCCCCCATGAGGGATCCATCTGTGTTGAACTACCACCCATGGGTGGATCCAGCTCCTGTCTGGATAAGGAATGAGTCTGCTGCACTGTCTGAGGCCGAGGTGTTGGAGGAACAGATGCTGAGGGCGGGAATACTGGCCTCCTTACAGGATGCTCCTGACAACCCTGATGCAAAAGTGGAGGTGCCCAAATCATCAGTTTCCTCTCTGCG ACTCCAGCAGCTGGAGAAGATGGGCTTCCCCACAGAGAAAGCTGTAGTGGCGTTAGCAGCCTCAAAACAGCTAGATGGAGCCATTTCTCTGCTCATTGATGACAGCGTCGGAGAACAGGCTGTGGTGGTATCAAAAGGGAAGAGCCCTTTGAGGACGCAGAGCACATAG